In Hydractinia symbiolongicarpus strain clone_291-10 chromosome 13, HSymV2.1, whole genome shotgun sequence, a single genomic region encodes these proteins:
- the LOC130623521 gene encoding uncharacterized protein LOC130623521: MVIPKTESQLTAEYLNSVLVDFKTITSVDVKHPRTYGMTSNVRKLFLTYDQCEKEGLSPSTIIAKYGKPANEILLNQSPDADFMQHGEICKRETLLNQYLNGRDVLPVIYYAKCNDDQDYLILMEDCSHEEDVKVKENVIMNTMSIKEARLIVAKLAKFHAEFYHKNSLEKFNGILAGNNDLFMKAKGLDWLPDCFSTIYCFAFRDEFSKVEDRNEFTSYNDKSLRRLAKSVGSLWNTGFDIIESKFKEISDMYPDHDIPDMAKYIKKSPKTVEEFYHDSMKLFIEDAALTLVHGDFRSDNILVHEDVKFLDWQFGSLGCGCFDLSSFIVNSFDLKEVVSHEEELLELYVSALQQNGCDWLVLDDVKKWYQYSMWHSFKRALDMVNQLQKLYSKAIRIFNAQHLDKIMLQKFSVCIYRVYKNFYA, translated from the exons ATGGTTATACCAAAAACAGAAAGTCAGCTGACCGCTGAATATTTGAATTCTGTTCTAGTTGACTTCAAAACAATAACCTCG GTAGACGTAAAACATCCAAGAACTTATGGCATGACGTCTAATgtaagaaagttatttttaaccTACGATCAATGTGAAAAAGAGGGTCTATCCCCATCAACTATCATTGCAAAATATGGCAAACCTGCAAATGAGATTCTTTTAAACCAATCACCTGACGCAGATTTTATGCAGCATGGTGAGATATGCAAAAGGGAAACTTTGTTGAATCAATACTTAAATGGACGGGATGTGTTGCCGGTTATTTATTATGCGAAGTGTAATGACGATCAGGATTATTTGATCTTAATGGAAGACTGCTCTCATGAGGAAGATGTGAAAGTGAAAGAAAATGTCATAATGAATACTATGTCAATAAAAGAG gcTCGTCTTATCGTTGCAAAGTTGGCAAAGTTCCATGCTGAATTCTATCACAAGAACAGCCTGGAAAAATTTAATGGCATTCTAGCAGGTAACAACGACTTGTTTATGAAAGCAAAAGGACTTGATTGGCTGCCTGATTGTTTTTCAACCATCTATTGCTTCGCTTTTCGAGATGAGTTTTCCAAAGTGGAAGATCGAAACGAATTTACATCATATAACGATAAATCACTTCGCAGATTGGCAAAATCAGTTGGTTCATTGTGGAATACAGGATTTGATATCATTGAaagtaaatttaaagaaatatccGACATGTATCCAGACCACGATATTCCTGACATGgctaaatacataaaaaaaagtcCAAAAACCGTTGAAGAGTTTTACCATGATTCGATGAAATTATTTATAGAAGATGCAGCTTTGACACTTGTCCATGGAGATTTTCGCTCTGATAATATCCTCGTACATGAAGATGTAAAGTTTCTCGATTGGCAATTTGGAAGTCTTGGTTGTGGTTGTTTTGATCTTTCCTCATTTATTGTTAATTCCTTCGACCTGAAAGAAGTCGTGAGTCATGAAGAGGAATTACTAGAATTATATGTCAGTGCCTTGCAGCAGAACGGATGTGATTGGTTGGTCCTTGATGACGTCAAAAAGTGGTACCAGTACTCAATGTGGCATTCATTTAAAAGAGCCCTTGATATGGTTAACCAGTTACAAAAATTGTACTCTAAGGCTATCCGTATCTTTAACGCACAACACCTGGATAAAATAATgctacaaaaattttctgtctgCATATATCgggtttataaaaatttttacgcCTGA